One part of the Actinomyces howellii genome encodes these proteins:
- a CDS encoding DUF6571 family protein, producing the protein MTFIKIDPDRVDAVAGHLDDRADAVEEERKNISRASADNHDPVESVVTATEALPGFLAPSSGSQSFGGVSQGLRSLADELRARSQEARDLNSSGITMQSPDGSPSYCYYLPDPPAGTADVEAYWNATDTVATVREYNSQSVQNARSESAELVEALNSADGRASSGRTVDEILTETAKHQDVPTYGAAYVSAVGVETYLDLVEKFGARHTTYTPSDTPPMNMATKEFDAEGAAADVGVLGHIFAAASQPDVTICDSNGQPLDLVDEVESAVEEDGERGRMRFSHRGGACTRPDRWDAGGGCVSCGGARGERIQDGF; encoded by the coding sequence GTGACCTTCATCAAGATAGATCCCGACCGCGTCGACGCCGTCGCAGGCCATCTTGACGATCGTGCTGACGCCGTCGAGGAGGAGCGTAAGAACATTAGTCGCGCGAGTGCGGACAACCACGATCCTGTTGAATCCGTGGTCACCGCGACCGAAGCACTCCCTGGGTTCCTGGCGCCGAGCTCAGGGTCCCAGTCATTCGGAGGGGTCTCTCAAGGCCTGCGATCCCTGGCCGACGAGCTTCGTGCGCGTAGTCAGGAAGCGAGAGACCTCAACTCCTCCGGGATTACGATGCAGAGCCCGGACGGTTCACCCTCCTACTGCTACTACCTTCCTGACCCGCCCGCGGGAACCGCTGACGTCGAGGCGTACTGGAACGCAACCGACACGGTGGCGACCGTACGCGAATACAACTCCCAGTCCGTGCAGAACGCGAGAAGCGAGTCCGCCGAGCTGGTCGAGGCATTGAACTCGGCAGACGGCAGGGCATCCAGCGGGCGCACTGTCGATGAGATCCTCACTGAGACCGCGAAGCATCAGGACGTGCCGACCTATGGGGCGGCTTACGTGTCCGCGGTCGGTGTCGAGACATATCTCGACCTTGTGGAGAAGTTCGGTGCTCGTCACACGACCTATACTCCCTCTGACACCCCTCCGATGAACATGGCGACCAAGGAGTTCGACGCCGAGGGCGCGGCTGCGGACGTCGGTGTGCTCGGACATATCTTCGCTGCAGCCTCCCAACCGGATGTCACGATCTGCGATAGTAACGGCCAACCACTTGATCTCGTCGACGAGGTCGAGTCGGCTGTCGAGGAGGACGGCGAGCGTGGGAGAATGAGGTTTTCTCACCGGGGTGGGGCGTGCACCCGGCCTGATCGTTGGGATGCTGGGGGAGGGTGCGTGTCGTGTGGGGGTGCACGCGGGGAGCGCATCCAGGATGGGTTCTGA